The region GTCAGAAGCGGTGTGAACGCAGATAACAGCAGAGTGATCAATGCCGGCGGGCTTGTCGGCTGGGGAGACGGCGGCGAGATTCATTACAGTAAGGTAATCTCCGGCTCCGGCCAGTCTATCACTATCGGATTGGCGGTTACCCTGGGTGAATCGGTGCCGAATACACGCGTCGGCGGGGTCATCGGAATGGCCGATCATATCCTGATTACGAATAGCCATACGGATATTCCGGTAGTCATTACAGATACGAATCAGGATAATACGATGTATGCAGGCGGCTTCGCCGGACTGCTGGGTGAGAACGGCACGCTTGCCGGACAAATTCAGAAGTCTTATGCTACAGGCAAGCTGACTGTCAGCGGCAGATTAGGCTCTTATGTCGGCGGCTTCGCCGGATCTGTAGATCATTACTCGATCACAGATTCCTATGCCTCCGGTGACATCAGCAATACCGGCTTCGACACACGCAGCGGCGGTTTCGCAGCCTCCGTGGAGAGAAGCGGCAGCATCAGCAAGTCTTATGCTTTGCAGAGCAAGATTGCTACTGTCGGAGTGAAGTCCTCGACCCGTTCCTACAACGGCGGCTTCGCCGGATATAATGACGGTGCGCTTACTAGTGTGTACGCGAATGTGCCGCAGATTAACGTTGCGGTTGCGGGGGACAATGTCTCCAAGGGTGCACTGGTCGGCTATAACTTCCGGGACGGCAAAATTATTAGTTCATCCTACACAGGCACACTGTCCGCTGTAGGCCGCAACACAGGTGCAGCCGCAGCTGCCGTAAATACAGCAGCTGTTGATCCGCTGGCTTCAGGACTATGGAGTATCGATTATGACACTACCTTCCTGAATGACCTGACGGACGGTGCCATTACAGTGCAGACTCCGCTGCAGCTTGCAGGGGCAGTTATGTTCTATAACGAGACTGGACTGAATTATTACAAGCTGTTCAACAGAACGGCAGAGAACAAGCCGGAGCTGGCAACGATCCTGCTTGGGGCAGATATCGATCTTGCCGGACGCTACTGGACGGCATTCGACAGCTTCACGGGAGTGTTTAACGGCCAAGGCCATACGCTAAACGGACTTTCTCTGAAAGCCTCCGGCCAGCAGACAGCCGGATTTATCAAGGATAACCGTGGACAGCTCCTGAATGTGAACTTTACCGGAGCAGAGCTCTCCGGCGCAGTGAATACAGGTATTGCTGCCGGGATCAACCACACAGGTGCAGTTATCCAGAATGTGAAGGTCAGCGGTTCCGTGGCTGGCAGTGCTGCCGCAGGCGGGGCTATAGGCGTGAATCAGGGAACTCTGGAGAAGGTCACAAATGAAGGAGTGAAGCTTGCCGGAGCGGGCCGGATTGGCGGCATTGCCGGAAGCAACGCTGGTGTGATTCACCAAGCTGTATCGAAGGGTAGCATTGATGGTTCATCTGTACTGGCCGCAGGCGGAATTGCCGGTGAGAACAGTGCGGAAGGCTCCATCACTGAATCGCTTGTCTATGGCGATATCCGTGTAGCTTCGGCTCAGGCAATCGCTGGCGGGATCAGCGGCCTGAATGCTGGAGAGATCAAGAACAGCTATTCTGCCGCCACGGTTCTCGCCGAAGGCATGTCTACTGCTTGGGCTGGCGGAATTGCCGGTCTGGCAGAGAGCGGCTCCATTACTTCTTCCCTGAATACCGGAGAAGTAAAGGCTGGAGTGAAGGGCAAGATTCAACCGCTGCAGGCCTTCTTCGGAGGAATTGCCGGACAGAAGTCTGAGCATGCCACGATCAGCGGCTCCTTGTTCAACAGACAAATGCTGAAGAACAATATTGCCTATTACAATTTGGATGGTCAGGCAGTGGCCGGCAATAACAGCAGTGCCATGGGGCTGCCGGGTGCAGAGCTTACCACTGCGAATCTGCCCGCAGGCCTGGATGCCGGAGTCTGGACAGCCCAGAACACCTTCTATCCAGTGCTTGCAGCCTTTAACGGAACAGACGAAGGGACTCTGGCTTCAGCCGCTGTTATCCTGGACCCGCAGGATCTGATTAACCGCGTGGGTTCGGCATTCCACATGAGCAGCGGCGGAGCACTCTCCTGGAGCGCTGATCCGTCCAAGGCTGTAGTGAACGGTACAACCGGCAGCCTGATATCAGGCGGCAGTGCAGTGCTGAAGGCAACCGCTGGAGGACAGAGCAGAAGTATTGCTATTAATACAGCAGCTCTCCAGTATCCGAGCGCAGCAGTTGCGCCAACTGCAACTCCTGCAGATAAGAATTTCACCACTGAAGTGAAGGTGGAGCTGGCAACAGGTGAGCAGGGAGGAAGCATCTACTATACACTCGACGGTACGACACCTACAGAGTCTTCCCGGGTGTACAGCGGCCCCATCGCTCTGAACAGCACAACAACGGTTAAAGCCGTTACCATTACTTCCGGCAAAGAGTACAGCCCGGTTGCAGCCTGGACCTGGACGCTTGTAGTCCCTAATCCGAGCCCTAATCCAAACCCTGGTACCGGCAATGGAGGCGGTGGCCCTGGTCCGGCAGCTCCGCTTCCAAGCCCGACACCTGCACCGGCAGCTCCCGCGATTACTGCGGTTGCCGGAACATCAACAGTAACGGGTGACAGCGAAGCTCCAGTCAAGGTTGCTAAGAACAGCAAGCTTGCACTGACGGCTCCAGAAGGGCAGACGATCTATTACACAACGGACGGCAGCATTCCGACTACCAAGAGCACGAAATACACTGGTGAGCTGCTGATTACCAAGAGTATGACGATCAAAGCGATTACGGACAAAGATGATAAAGTTATTACCATTGAGTATGTGGTAGAGAATGCAAAGTACAGCTTGAAGAGTAACAGCGGCGAGATCAAGTATATGGCAGCCTATCCGAACGGCCTGTTCATGCCGAACGCTGCCATTACCCGGTATGAGCTGATTCAGTCCCTTGCACCGCTGCTTGATATGGAAGAAGTAAATGTAGGTAACCTGTTCAAGGATGTCAATGCCGAGAATGAAGGCTTGACCGGATTCTTCGCATCGGCCGGCATTATTGAAGGCTTCCCGGATGGCGGATTCGGCGGAACCAAGGGCTTGACCCGTGCGGAATTCTCCAAAATCATGACAACCGTGCTGAAGCTCGATGTAACTCAGAACGGCGTGACCAAGCAGAAGGATCTGCAGGGCCACTGGGCAGAGAAGTACGTGAATGCCCTGTCGCAGGCAGGATACGTTCAAGGCTTCCCTGACGGAACCTTCAAGCCGGGAACACCGGTTACCCGTGCGCAGGCCGTAGTGCTGATCAACCGGATTGCCGGCACGAAGAAGCTGACGGTAACCGCTGTACAGTTCAAGGATCTTCCGGCTACCCACTGGGCTTACAAAGACATCATGTCGGTTGTGAAATAACAGAAATTCATAAGTGAAGGAGCTCGGCGGATGAAAACAAAGCTGCTTGCCGTAAGCCTGGTCCTCTCATTGATCTCGGCGATACTTTTCTATTCGGACACCACCAGTGCGGATACACCTGAGGCGTATAACGCTGAACAAAGCTATGGAATAGCGGGTAAGGCGATCTTTTATCTGCGTGTGCTGAAAAGCGACGGTACTGCAAGCTCCACCGGAACAGGAATAATCCTGTCTCCGGCCGGTACCGCAGCAACGGCGTATCATGTGGTCAAAAACGCACAGCGCATTGAAGGAGTCATGGCGGATGGGACGGTGATTAGTCCGATTAAAGTCACGAAGTCCGACGAGCTGAAGGATGTGGCCATCCTTGAATTGCCAAGTCCTGCTGCGATGAAGCAAAAGGATAATACCTATGCTTATCTGCCGCTACGCAAGGATAAGCTGAGACATGGTGAAGCGGTGTATGCCCTGGGCTATCCGCTCAAGAATACAGCGATCATCACGGAGGGGATCGTCAACACTCCGGCAGCCGACATTAACGGCCGAAGCCGGATTCTAACCTCGGCCCAGGTGGCAAGCGGAATGTCCGGGGGGCCTCTGCTGGATACGCACGGCGAGCTGGCGGGTATCATCTCCGGTTCCCTGCGGACGATGAATAACATTCATTTGATTGTGAATATGGAGGATCTGCGCAGCCTGCTGCCAGCTTCCTTCAACTAAAAGCATTACCAGAAGCAGCTTACACTTGAGGCTGCAATATAATACCGACTAGGGCTGTCCTCAGGCGTTTCTTGGCAAACGCGGGGACAGCACTTTTTTTAAAAATATAAGAACTTATAGGTTTCACACGATAACTTATCCTTCTATTTCTCGCTGAAACGGTACCGTCCTTTACAAGGACGGCAAAGCCGTTTCCACTTGAATATAGAATGTATAAGCTGCTTGATAATCGTAATGCATCCCTATGGAAGGAGGAGGAGCCCGGGTGATTAAGGCCTATTTGCTGGATGTGAATCAGAAGGATCTCTATAAGCTGTCATCGATGCTTCAGCATACAGGCAAGGTAAATGTGATCGGTATGTCTGCTTATCCCGAGAATGTTGTGGACCGGATTGTTCTGTTGCAGCCCGACGTGCTGTTTCTGGATCTTCAGCTGCCCGGTCACCAAGGAGTCGTAGTAGCCGAGCTCGTGAAGAAAAAGCTGCCGGATATTCAGATTGTGGTGGTCACAGAGACGAAGCAGCATGCCCTGTGGGCCTTCGACCAGGACATAGTGGATTATGTGCTGAAGCCGCTGGAGGAGGTCCGGCTGGGCCAGTCTCTGGAACGGCTGCGTAAGGGAAGCTGAAGCAGGCGGGCGTCTGGAATCAGGATGCCGGATGTCTCTGCCCATGGTACAATATACGGACAAGCAGAAAGGATGGGTGATTTTAGTTGAAGTACGATTTTAACCGTATCATTGACCGCCGCAATACCCGTTCCTACAAATGGGACCAATCGGAGAAGCTGTTCGGAGACAAGGAGATTCTTCCGCTGTGGGTAGCGGATATGGACTTTGCAAGCCCTCCTGCGGTACAGGAAGCGATTCTTCGCCGTGTACAGGCAGGCGTATATGGCTATAGCGTGACGGGTGACTCCTACAAAGCGGCGATTACCGGCTGGTACCGCAGACGCCATGACTGGGAGATTCAGGAGGAGTGGATCTCGGATTCTCCGGGGATCGTTACCTCACTCAGCCTGTCTGTGGAGCTGTACAGCAAGCCGGGAGATCAGGTGATTCTGCAATCGCCGGTCTACTATCCTTTTTATGATGTCATCCAGATGAATGACCGCAAGGTGGCGGTGAATCCGCTGAAGCTGGAAGCAGGCCGTTATGTCATGGATTATGTCCAGCTGGAAGAGCTGATGGCCGGTGGCGCGAAGCTGCTGCTGCTGTGTAATCCGCATAATCCGGGCGGCAGAGTATGGGAACGGGAGGAATTGCTGCGCCTGGGCGAGCTATGCCTGCGCTACGGGGTAACGGTGATCTCGGATGAGATTCATTGCGATATGATCATGCCCGGACACAAGCATATTCCGTTCGCGTCCCTGTCCCCGGAGCTGTCGGACATTACGCTGACCACACTGGCGGCGACCAAAACCTTCAATCTGCCGGGGCTCCAGACCTCGTATATTGTCACCTCCAACCCGGAGCTGAAGCGGAAGTTCGATTATAAGATGAAGACGCTCAGCCTGCATATGTCGGCCTTCTTCTCACCGGAGGCGGTAGAGGCTGCCTATAATGAAGGCGGAGAATGGCTGGATGAGCTGATCCTGCACATTAACGGCAATGCGGAATATGCCATCAGCTATCTCGCGGAGCATCTCCCGCAGGTGAAGCCGATGCAGCCGGAGGCCACCTATCTGCTGTGGATCGACTGCCGTGCCCTCGGACTTGATGCGGACGGGCTCAAGCAGCTAATGTACCGTGAGGCCAAGGTAGCGTTCAACGAAGGCTCCGTCTTCGGACCGGAAGGCCAAGGACATCTGCGCATCAACCTCGCTTGTCCGCGCTCCGTGCTGGCTGAAGCGCTGGAGCGGTTCGTGAAGGCTGCGGCCGCTTATGTAACCCGATAATCTGTAATGAAGAATCCGTCGCCTGATGAGGCTGGCGGATTCTTTGTTTAAATATAAGAATTTATATGTTTCACACGATACATTATCCTTCTAATTCTCGCTGAAACGGATACCGTCCTCTTAAGGATGGCGTAGCCGTTTCTGCTTGTGTGCAAACCATATTGAGCAACAGGTAACCCCATGTTAAGATGAGCAGTGCGAATAAGCCGAGAGAGCAAAGTGAATATAGGGAGTGGAGAGATAGAGATGAGTAACAGTACAACTAGAATCATCATCGATTGTGACACAGGAATAGACGATGCACTGGCGATATTGTATGCGCTCCGGGCGCCGGGGGTAGTGGTTGAGGGGATTACGACGGTGTTCGGCAACATTGATGTGCAGCAGGCGGCGGATAACACGCTGCGGCTACTTGAGCTTGCGGCTCCGGGCTATGAAATCCCGGTAGCGCTCGGGGCTTCCCGGGCGCTGGTGCGCGAG is a window of Paenibacillus sp. FSL H3-0469 DNA encoding:
- a CDS encoding response regulator encodes the protein MIKAYLLDVNQKDLYKLSSMLQHTGKVNVIGMSAYPENVVDRIVLLQPDVLFLDLQLPGHQGVVVAELVKKKLPDIQIVVVTETKQHALWAFDQDIVDYVLKPLEEVRLGQSLERLRKGS
- a CDS encoding serine protease, which translates into the protein MKTKLLAVSLVLSLISAILFYSDTTSADTPEAYNAEQSYGIAGKAIFYLRVLKSDGTASSTGTGIILSPAGTAATAYHVVKNAQRIEGVMADGTVISPIKVTKSDELKDVAILELPSPAAMKQKDNTYAYLPLRKDKLRHGEAVYALGYPLKNTAIITEGIVNTPAADINGRSRILTSAQVASGMSGGPLLDTHGELAGIISGSLRTMNNIHLIVNMEDLRSLLPASFN
- a CDS encoding MalY/PatB family protein, which codes for MKYDFNRIIDRRNTRSYKWDQSEKLFGDKEILPLWVADMDFASPPAVQEAILRRVQAGVYGYSVTGDSYKAAITGWYRRRHDWEIQEEWISDSPGIVTSLSLSVELYSKPGDQVILQSPVYYPFYDVIQMNDRKVAVNPLKLEAGRYVMDYVQLEELMAGGAKLLLLCNPHNPGGRVWEREELLRLGELCLRYGVTVISDEIHCDMIMPGHKHIPFASLSPELSDITLTTLAATKTFNLPGLQTSYIVTSNPELKRKFDYKMKTLSLHMSAFFSPEAVEAAYNEGGEWLDELILHINGNAEYAISYLAEHLPQVKPMQPEATYLLWIDCRALGLDADGLKQLMYREAKVAFNEGSVFGPEGQGHLRINLACPRSVLAEALERFVKAAAAYVTR